Proteins encoded by one window of Rouxiella chamberiensis:
- a CDS encoding site-specific integrase, with translation MKTSPWNKDCIIGQKRALQISHIWGIRIRLELEGKTRDLALFNMALDSKLRGCDLVKLKLSDVVYGSSVSSRATVLQQKTGSPVQFEITKGTREAVAALIKLGNLHSKDFLFRSRVGTNQHISTRQYNRIFHGWVAKLGLGDSLYSTHSIRRTKPYLIYKKTKNLRVIQLLLGHKKLESTVRYLGIEVDDALEISESIEV, from the coding sequence ATGAAAACGTCACCGTGGAACAAAGACTGTATCATCGGTCAAAAAAGGGCGCTTCAGATATCTCACATCTGGGGTATCCGAATCCGACTTGAACTGGAAGGTAAAACACGCGATTTAGCTCTGTTCAATATGGCCCTAGACAGTAAGCTTCGGGGCTGTGATCTGGTCAAACTCAAATTATCTGATGTTGTATATGGCAGCTCTGTTTCAAGCAGAGCAACGGTGTTGCAACAGAAAACCGGTAGCCCTGTGCAATTTGAGATAACCAAAGGCACCAGAGAAGCGGTTGCTGCATTAATAAAGCTTGGCAATTTGCACAGTAAAGACTTCTTGTTTCGGTCTCGGGTTGGAACTAACCAGCACATTTCAACCCGGCAATACAACCGAATCTTTCATGGGTGGGTAGCAAAGCTTGGTCTCGGAGATTCGCTTTACAGCACACATTCCATAAGAAGAACAAAACCTTACCTGATCTACAAAAAAACTAAGAATCTCCGGGTGATCCAACTTCTTTTGGGTCATAAGAAACTGGAAAGCACAGTCCGTTATCTGGGCATTGAAGTCGATGATGCGCTGGAGATATCTGAATCGATCGAAGTCTAA
- a CDS encoding LysR family transcriptional regulator, whose product MIEKCELQWLMSFQAVYEKLSFKLASEQLQLPSSNVSRHVALLEQQLHVRLLERTTRRIMPTAAGRMLYQSITPLTHALDHALQEVALFGDSLSGHLKIITPDLPFMADILADFCIKHPRIQLSCDTQLEPTEGLLDGFDLILRFGRGPLEDSCWVAREILRWPSCVVAAPELLARHPSPQSVDELTKTPCITSMSVLQGMPWRFKQNQNVQVQSSYKVNSGRMAKAAALKGLGFAILPLHACESEINNGSLVKINCNREPEDLMLYALYSGRKYLQVKVKAFLEHLQKAIAQLEICSKEGRNMIG is encoded by the coding sequence ATGATTGAGAAATGTGAATTGCAGTGGCTGATGAGTTTTCAGGCTGTTTATGAAAAGCTGAGTTTTAAGCTCGCGTCAGAGCAGCTTCAGTTGCCATCATCCAATGTCAGTAGACATGTCGCTTTACTTGAACAACAACTTCATGTGCGGCTACTGGAACGTACGACACGTAGGATAATGCCAACCGCAGCAGGTAGAATGCTGTATCAATCTATTACGCCGCTCACGCACGCTTTGGATCATGCTCTGCAAGAAGTCGCCCTGTTTGGTGATTCACTATCAGGCCACCTGAAGATCATTACACCAGACCTTCCATTCATGGCAGATATTCTCGCTGACTTCTGCATCAAGCATCCACGAATACAGCTCAGTTGTGACACACAATTGGAGCCAACAGAGGGCCTACTGGATGGATTCGATCTGATACTACGCTTTGGACGTGGGCCACTGGAGGATTCTTGCTGGGTTGCCAGGGAAATTCTGCGTTGGCCGAGCTGTGTGGTAGCCGCACCAGAACTTTTGGCACGTCACCCATCACCACAATCGGTGGATGAACTAACCAAAACCCCCTGCATTACGAGTATGTCGGTACTCCAGGGAATGCCCTGGAGATTTAAACAAAACCAAAACGTCCAGGTGCAGTCAAGCTATAAGGTGAACAGTGGGCGGATGGCCAAGGCCGCTGCACTAAAAGGACTTGGTTTCGCCATTTTGCCTCTCCATGCCTGTGAATCAGAAATCAATAACGGCTCCCTTGTTAAAATTAACTGTAACCGCGAACCCGAAGATTTGATGCTATACGCGCTCTATTCCGGCAGAAAATACCTACAGGTGAAAGTGAAGGCGTTTCTGGAACACCTGCAAAAGGCTATTGCTCAATTAGAGATATGCAGTAAGGAAGGAAGGAACATGATTGGCTAA
- a CDS encoding NAD(P)-binding protein: MMTKPKKIAIVGAGVAGMALGILATKQGHQVSLFERGSNVSYLGAGVTLWPNAMVRHAEDGAGRKNQARRGYTVHDAPV; this comes from the coding sequence ATGATGACCAAGCCTAAGAAAATTGCCATCGTAGGTGCCGGCGTTGCTGGAATGGCACTTGGAATACTCGCGACCAAACAGGGCCATCAAGTCAGCCTGTTTGAGCGTGGCAGCAACGTGTCTTACTTAGGAGCTGGCGTAACTTTATGGCCCAATGCCATGGTTCGTCATGCAGAAGATGGGGCTGGACGAAAAAATCAGGCACGTAGGGGGTACACCGTGCATGATGCGCCAGTTTGA
- a CDS encoding FAD-dependent monooxygenase, with amino-acid sequence MMRQFDRNGHLQTHFDILSVNSLCGFPSVTVLRRELMRLLAGRLESLGREIKFNCPITTADVTKLSLEFDLVVGADGRMNSVVRQSLHGEQETPRYHGFVNVIGVGRQREDALHNAIDDFRGQGERFGIVPVKDGLCYWAGAWNAPVDNERPRAHWYNELHRRFRDWPDPVRNLLLSCDSASVKGIFVHDIDPLPFWHQDNVLIIGDAAHASLPTSGQGACQALEDAWHLTCLMKETDDLEIALQGFYQQRHIKTSAAQLVGRQFAKKIFSEQPEPLLPASTISAAELSRFWMQGLKHVAF; translated from the coding sequence ATGATGCGCCAGTTTGATCGGAATGGTCACCTTCAGACACATTTCGATATTTTATCAGTGAATTCACTTTGCGGTTTTCCGAGTGTTACTGTCTTACGGCGTGAACTGATGCGCTTACTGGCCGGTAGGTTAGAGAGTCTGGGTAGGGAGATTAAATTCAATTGTCCAATCACTACCGCGGACGTCACGAAATTGAGCCTGGAGTTTGATTTAGTCGTCGGAGCTGACGGGCGTATGAATTCAGTCGTGCGTCAGTCATTGCATGGGGAGCAAGAAACGCCTCGTTATCATGGTTTTGTGAACGTGATAGGAGTGGGAAGGCAACGAGAGGACGCATTGCACAACGCTATTGATGACTTTCGCGGTCAAGGTGAGCGTTTTGGTATCGTCCCGGTGAAGGATGGATTGTGCTATTGGGCAGGAGCGTGGAACGCTCCTGTTGACAATGAACGTCCTCGGGCACATTGGTACAATGAGTTGCATCGGCGTTTTCGAGACTGGCCTGATCCTGTGCGAAATTTGTTGCTGTCATGTGACAGTGCATCTGTTAAAGGCATTTTCGTGCATGACATTGATCCTCTTCCCTTTTGGCATCAAGACAATGTTTTAATCATCGGGGACGCGGCTCATGCTTCCTTGCCGACATCTGGGCAGGGAGCGTGTCAGGCACTGGAAGATGCATGGCACCTTACTTGTTTAATGAAGGAGACAGATGATTTGGAAATTGCTCTGCAAGGCTTTTACCAACAGAGACATATCAAAACTTCAGCAGCGCAGTTGGTTGGAAGACAATTTGCTAAAAAAATTTTTTCTGAGCAGCCAGAGCCACTGCTGCCTGCATCCACTATTTCCGCAGCAGAACTCAGTCGGTTCTGGATGCAGGGTTTAAAGCATGTAGCCTTCTGA
- a CDS encoding B3/4 domain-containing protein — translation MFSAYPSISPDVARLAPGFRALSISVTAAPLVKASLGEEALRKACEEVLNGQPHWAEAHLNAWSDTFRAFGAKPKRTPCSAEALRKRVLRDGLLTALDPVVDLYNAVSLRYAVPVGGENLEAYQGMPRLIISDGSEPFDTLKDGGPFVEQPDAGEVVWCDDLGVTCRRWNWRQGVRTRLNSSDKHMWFILESLPQMPIEALHEAGKMLTEGLEVMMPGVQSHVSLIETL, via the coding sequence ATGTTTTCAGCTTATCCGTCAATCAGTCCCGACGTGGCACGTCTGGCACCTGGTTTTCGCGCTCTCAGTATCAGTGTCACTGCTGCTCCGCTGGTTAAAGCCAGCTTAGGGGAGGAAGCGCTCCGCAAAGCCTGTGAAGAGGTACTCAACGGACAACCTCACTGGGCAGAAGCGCATCTGAATGCATGGTCTGATACATTTCGCGCTTTCGGTGCGAAGCCTAAGCGTACGCCTTGCTCCGCCGAAGCCCTCCGCAAACGTGTTTTACGTGACGGGTTATTGACGGCTCTTGATCCGGTAGTAGATCTTTATAACGCAGTAAGTCTGCGCTATGCCGTTCCAGTGGGTGGTGAAAATCTGGAAGCCTATCAGGGTATGCCCCGTCTTATTATTTCAGACGGCAGTGAACCGTTTGACACCCTTAAAGATGGTGGTCCCTTCGTGGAACAGCCCGATGCCGGAGAAGTAGTCTGGTGTGACGACTTAGGTGTTACCTGCCGACGCTGGAACTGGCGTCAGGGCGTAAGAACGCGACTGAACTCTTCAGATAAACACATGTGGTTCATTCTGGAGAGTCTGCCACAGATGCCAATTGAAGCTCTGCATGAGGCCGGGAAAATGCTAACAGAGGGGCTGGAAGTCATGATGCCAGGAGTTCAGTCCCATGTTTCATTAATTGAAACGCTCTAA